The Malassezia vespertilionis chromosome 2, complete sequence genomic sequence gcggACGTAGGCGGTCAAGTGCTGGCGAAACTCGTCGATTTTCTCCAAAGGCGTGGCAAACCCAATCATGATGGTCGTCGAATCCCACTGTGCagcagagcgccgcgcattgtAAATCGTCATTTTTGCGGCGAGCACTGCGTTTGGGCAGATCAGCGCCTGGTTGAACACGGTGACAAATTCAGTAGAAATCATGCCAAACGCCGTTACATACATCCACGTCTTCTCGACGCAGACCAAATCGCCGACGTCGTAGGGGTGCGTGGAAAAGATGAAAACCATGCTCTCAAAGATGTTCTTGGCCGAGTTTCCAAAGACAAACGAGAAGCCGACCACAATGGTGGACAGGGGCAAAAGATTACTcactgcgctcgcgccggtAAAGATGACGAGCCAGATAAAGACGCAGATAATGAGTCCAATACACATCAGTACCATGTCCAAAGCGCGGaacgcgccgtgcatgtcATGCATACTGTTGTTCAACATTGTGCGCTCCTCAAATATTTGCTGGAGTGCGTTGCACATTCCTTTGCGGGTGACAATACCTTTGTGGTCTGGGCAAAAgagcgcaaatgcgcgctgcacatccgTGTCCGTCTGAAAGTAGGGGGCAAGGTCTTGGGGCGTGATACACAGGCCGTCTTTGGAGTGGGTCACGAAGAGCTCCTTGGccaaacggcgcgcagctAGCGATGACTCGGGCATGTTGATATTGGACAATTGCGTCTTTCGTGATGCGGCAGCGAGCGCTGTTTGCAATTGCGAAATAAACGCTTTCTTTTTCGTCTGCCTCCCTTGTATGGAGTTGGCAGCGCTCTCTGCAGCTGGGGTGTTGCGCGAGAAAAAGtagcgcgccttggtccCGACACTGTATGCACGCGAATTAAACTCTTGCATCGCCGTGTACTTGGAGCCTTTTTGCAGCTTGGCAAGTATGCGAAATGCGAGGCTGCTGTTCGAGAGCCTCTCGCTGAACGAGGTTTTGTGGAAATCGCGCGTGATCATCTTCAGCACGATCTTCTCGGCAAGCAGGATGATCGATGTGGCAAACGTAGCCTTCACAATGTTCTCGACCGTGTCAAAGTAGTTGGGTCTCGTCTCGTCTGTGAACTCGACCGACAATGTGCCGCCGAGACTCGCCCATGCCCATACTGTGCAAAATACCAGTTTTACGTACAAGAGGATACCGTTGAGGATGTAGAGCACGTCCTGGAACGAGTCGGGAACACGTCCAAGTACCATATCGACCGCCTTGACCAGCAGCGTAGGGATCCACTGGAAAACGAGGAACGTGTACACCGACGTGACCCACATAATCGTGATCCAAATACTCCAAACTTCGACGTGTGGCCGCGCATTATTGTCGCTGAATCCAGTGTACACCACAATGAAGGGCACAATGCAAATTGCACCGCCCACGATGGCAATCAGACTCAAACGCACAAAGCgaggcagcgccgcaatcCACCAAATCAGCCGCTTCAGTGGCTTCTGGTGGGGCGTGGGCGCCTCCGGATCTGCTTTTTCCGACACATCCTCCGTGTCCCAGTTGAAGTCGTGATCCTCTGCATAGTCTTCTTCGGGCTCCGTGCCGAAGTCCACGTTTTTTTCTGCAGGGGTGCCCAGCGCATTCATCGTGGTATGGGGGCTTGTCTCATCAAAAGATGTCTCCGCATGGACTGGATGCATACCATCAGCCACATGCTGGTGTGTACCACATGTGGCCATCGCAACCGAATGGTTCTTCTCCAAGCCACTACGTTTGGGCCACCCTGGTCACGCTCTTCCCAGCGCCGATGCTTAACGCTGACGTAATCCAAAACGAAAGCcaatcgcacgcgcgttcgctcgcacgctcggcactGACGATCTGCGACAGCCACCATGGGCCGAAAGAAGATCAAGATCGAGCCCATCGAGGGAGAGCGGAACCGCTCCGCGACGTATTTGAAACGGAAGACGGGCCTATTTAAGAAAGCATACGAACTGGCTGTGTTGACAGACTCTGATGTGGCCGTGGTTGTTTTTGGACGCAATGGAAAGTTGTCGGAATATTGCTCCGGCGATATGGACGATTTCCTGCTGCGGTACACCGAGTACAATGGCACGGTCGAGAAGCGTGGCCCCCAGCACTTCGCGAACGAAAGAGGGACCGCGCAAGAAGAAGTATTCGAGCGCTTTGTACCATCACCCCCGGCGTCCAAACGTGCACGCTCCTTCTCTACCATTTCTTCCTATTCGCGTGCACGCCTGGACGAAGGGCACCACGATGCAGACACACAGAAGCCAGCAGATGTACCACACGCAGAGCGACATCCACAGTCTATGGTGTATGCGTCGGACCCGCACCATGGGATGAGCCAAGACAGTGCAAAGCCAGCCGCGCTCGGAAAGCGTCGTGCGCCAGAGCCACTGATGCAGCCGACGAATCCGCACATGTCTTTCGAGGTACAGAATCAGTGGCCCAACATGACTGTTATGGGAAATAACAATCGTGCTTTGCCGATGTCGCAGTCGCGAGCAAGTGTGGATACAGCCATGCCCAATGTCTCTCAACCGGATCTGTTGGCCACGCGCCGATGGAGCAGTACAACGGAAGTAGATTTTCCGCTTTTAAGCTCCTTTGCTCCGAAACGTATGGAGGCGCAACATCCCCAGCGCTTGCTTTCGATGCCGTCCATCCACGGACCGTGCGCTTCTCCCACTTCAGGCCATTTGCCCATGACCATGGATGGAAATACGTCGCCTTTTACTTTGCCCATGTCACAAGTCAACGTGAATCTACTTGCTCCTTCAACATCGCCCACCACGCCCACCACGCCGCCAGGCCCGCCTCATGCATCGCTCATGGGGATGCCGAATCCTATGACGTCGCCACATGCACCGAACCGATTCAACAATGTGCTTGCTTCCTCACTACATGGAATGCACTTGCCAACACAGCAATTCGCAGAGAACATGCCCGGCGAGGGTGGTGCATTGGGGCAGTACGGCATGAAGTTGAACGGAGATATGATGACCAAGTCTCCGCATGATTTACAAGAAGACTTGAAACGCATCATTCCGGTGCACGGGCCTGAGATTATTTTGCATAACACACCGAGGAACTCGCCCTACTACACGCGCCCTGATAAAGGCTTACCCGCCCATTTTGTAATGAACAGTACAGGTCAGAATGGGCCAGGAAACGGCGACTCGATTGCCATGATGGTGAGTCCTTCGCAGGAAGGCCCGCTTTCGCCCACCGCTCAGCACCCCCGTCAACACTTTGTATCCCAATGACGCAAGTCATCGGCATCAGTTGCCGATGATCCGAGCCTCAACAATACGATAATTGGCATTTTCCCTCCAATGCTGTGACCCTCACCCTTCACCTGTAGCTGTACATATACGTCCATTTTTCGTTTACCACGTGGCACCTCCCTGGGGTTGCGCCGTCATCCGTGCGCATTCTTTGCTTCACATTCAACAAGTGTGGGATGCGAGGCAATTCGCGGTGTACATATAGCACGCATAGCTGTGTCTTGCTTTTCGGGATACTTGCGGCACTTCTGGTGTGCTTTGCACCTTTTGCCGTAGCAGCAAAGAGCCCGAGCATTGCAGCGTCGGAATTCGCACACTTGCCCAGTAAGCTGACCTATTTTCAGGATAGCACGGTCGTGTTGTGGCATGATGGGGAAGCACGAGACGTATACCGGAGTGATAACGAGGGCAAGACGTGGGAGCTTGTCAAAGGGCCGCCCCCCCGATCGGCCTACTTGCTGATCCAGCATCCCTACGACCCGCAACAGGCCTTTATTCTCTCCGATTCCACAGAGCACTGGCTGACCAAGaaccgcggcgcatcgtggCAGCGGTTTGAGACACAGTACTCTCCTGCGGTGCGTACAGGATCTCCTATGGAGTTCCATGCGGGCGACAAGCACCGCGACTATGTATTGTTCATTGGAAAaaagtgcggcgcgtggaccccatggcgcggcagTGAATGCGAGGACATGATTCTATACACGGACGATGGATTTGCATCTAAAACCAAACTCATGGCAGAGACTGTTCTTCGCTGCATCTGGGCTAAGAGCTCACCGGAAATTGTGGTGCCCGAGGACGCTATGCTGCGTATATTTTGCATTGGGTGGGGCGATAGCAACGTGCAGGGTCGAAGTTTAACGTTTGACGACCCTTCTCATCTGCTTCAAGCTGACGCTGCACACACGACGCTACACGGTACATCcattgtgcggcgcgggGGTGCTGAAAAAGACCGTTTGTACCAGAGCGACGATTTTTTcaagacgcggcgcatcgttgACATGGGCGTCggccgcgatgcgcgtgGATTTTTGGGCATTGGCTCCTCGCATCGGTACCTCATCACTGCACTGCACGACTACACACAGGGCCAAGGCACCGAACTGAGTTTGTACGTAAGTCTGGACGCGAAAACTTGGACCAAGGCCAAGTTTCCGCACGGCCAAATTTTGCACCAAAATGCGTACACGATTTTGGAGGGCCCCAAGTTCCACCTGTTGGTCGATGTACTGGACGCGTCAACAGACACGGGCGTCCTTTTTATGAGCGACTCCTCTGGAACGCACTTTGCGCAAGGACTTCGCGGCACCTACCGAAGTACGAGCGGCGTTGTGGATTACGAGCATCTCGCCAATgtcgacggcgtcgcgaTTACCAACATACAAACCGAGGCCGCAGTGAAGCGCATCAAGACGCGCATCACCACCGACGAAGGCAGTCACTGGAGCTACCTCCAGGCGCCGTCACGCGACGTGAACGGGCGCAGCATTGGGTGCAATACGGCGGATCTCGAACACTGCTCTCTGCATTTGCATGCGCTTGTTCAACCGCACAATATCGGGCGTGCATTTTCAAGCTCCGCGCCCGGCCTCGTCATGGGCGTCGGCTCGGTGGGCGAATCGCTGCGTCCGTACGAGGAGTGCGACACATTTATGAGCACGGATGCAGGTGCTACTTGGTCCATGGTGGCCAGCCACCCCCATATTTACGAATTTGGCGACCAGGGAGGCCTTGTTGTGCTTGTCCCTGATGTACCGGGGAGCTCCGAGATGAAGTACTCGTTCGACTACGGCCAAACATGGGATTCGCTCAACTTGGAAGTGGGCGTGACGCCGTTCCTGCTTACGACCATCCCCGACGGGACGGCGCTCAAGTTTCTCTTGGTCGGTTCTCGCGCTCGGGGCACGGGAAACGACAAACACAGACACACGGCCTTGTTTGTGGACTTTGCACCGCTGGGCATGCCCAAGTGCAGCCCAAAAGACTTTGAGAAATGGTACACACAACTGGCCGACGGAAAGTGTCTCATGGGCGGGAAGCAGTGGTACCAGCGGCGGAAAAAGTCGTCAAAGTGCATTGTCGGCGAAAAGTTTCGCGATCCTGTGGGCCACGAGGATCCATGCCCTTGCAGGAAAGACGATTA encodes the following:
- a CDS encoding uncharacterized protein (TransMembrane:6 (i67-89o101-123i144-166o191-209i398-418o424-443i); COG:M; EggNog:ENOG503NUXS), with amino-acid sequence MNALGTPAEKNVDFGTEPEEDYAEDHDFNWDTEDVSEKADPEAPTPHQKPLKRLIWWIAALPRFVRLSLIAIVGGAICIVPFIVVYTGFSDNNARPHVEVWSIWITIMWVTSVYTFLVFQWIPTLLVKAVDMVLGRVPDSFQDVLYILNGILLYVKLVFCTVWAWASLGGTLSVEFTDETRPNYFDTVENIVKATFATSIILLAEKIVLKMITRDFHKTSFSERLSNSSLAFRILAKLQKGSKYTAMQEFNSRAYSVGTKARYFFSRNTPAAESAANSIQGRQTKKKAFISQLQTALAAASRKTQLSNINMPESSLAARRLAKELFVTHSKDGLCITPQDLAPYFQTDTDVQRAFALFCPDHKGIVTRKGMCNALQQIFEERTMLNNSMHDMHGAFRALDMVLMCIGLIICVFIWLVIFTGASAVSNLLPLSTIVVGFSFVFGNSAKNIFESMVFIFSTHPYDVGDLVCVEKTWMYVTAFGMISTEFVTVFNQALICPNAVLAAKMTIYNARRSAAQWDSTTIMIGFATPLEKIDEFRQHLTAYVRDDDNFGGGLYLLYDSVRNMNCISMVIAWEHKNNWQDWTRRWVRRDMFMRRMKQIAENLSISYQPPQQPIFFAPEPKTGAHAEMRYGNNLLNTMQVPGDMPIRPTALHPTG
- the VPS10 gene encoding vacuolar protein sorting/targeting protein PEP1 (COG:U; EggNog:ENOG503NUWY; CAZy:GH74; TransMembrane:1 (o1828-1849i)); translated protein: MGRKKIKIEPIEGERNRSATYLKRKTGLFKKAYELAVLTDSDVAVVVFGRNGKLSEYCSGDMDDFLLRYTEYNGTVEKRGPQHFANERGTAQEEVFERFVPSPPASKRARSFSTISSYSRARLDEGHHDADTQKPADVPHAERHPQSMVYASDPHHGMSQDSAKPAALGKRRAPEPLMQPTNPHMSFEVQNQWPNMTVMGNNNRALPMSQSRASVDTAMPNVSQPDLLATRRWSSTTEVDFPLLSSFAPKRMEAQHPQRLLSMPSIHGPCASPTSGHLPMTMDGNTSPFTLPMSQVNVNLLAPSTSPTTPTTPPGPPHASLMGMPNPMTSPHAPNRFNNVLASSLHGMHLPTQQFAENMPGEGGALGQYGMKLNGDMMTKSPHDLQEDLKRIIPVHGPEIILHNTPRNSPYYTRPDKGLPAHFVMNSTGQNGPGNGDSIAMMVSPSQEGPLSPTAQHPPAKSPSIAASEFAHLPSKLTYFQDSTVVLWHDGEARDVYRSDNEGKTWELVKGPPPRSAYLLIQHPYDPQQAFILSDSTEHWLTKNRGASWQRFETQYSPAVRTGSPMEFHAGDKHRDYVLFIGKKCGAWTPWRGSECEDMILYTDDGFASKTKLMAETVLRCIWAKSSPEIVVPEDAMLRIFCIGWGDSNVQGRSLTFDDPSHLLQADAAHTTLHGTSIVRRGGAEKDRLYQSDDFFKTRRIVDMGVGRDARGFLGIGSSHRYLITALHDYTQGQGTELSLYVSLDAKTWTKAKFPHGQILHQNAYTILEGPKFHLLVDVLDASTDTGVLFMSDSSGTHFAQGLRGTYRSTSGVVDYEHLANVDGVAITNIQTEAAVKRIKTRITTDEGSHWSYLQAPSRDVNGRSIGCNTADLEHCSLHLHALVQPHNIGRAFSSSAPGLVMGVGSVGESLRPYEECDTFMSTDAGATWSMVASHPHIYEFGDQGGLVVLVPDVPGSSEMKYSFDYGQTWDSLNLEVGVTPFLLTTIPDGTALKFLLVGSRARGTGNDKHRHTALFVDFAPLGMPKCSPKDFEKWYTQLADGKCLMGGKQWYQRRKKSSKCIVGEKFRDPVGHEDPCPCRKDDYECDFGFAPDGSGVCHRVGPEEIPEGACRNKDDTYMAPSGYRKVPGNVCVVSAGEKALDAPVQKQCAQAAPAPGAVHHQRFEFPAAIVEVVHLEHSPRILVRLQNGKVYQSSDDGGTWNMLAALQKETALAIVRHTHSKQRAYIITDAHTVYYSDDAGKNWHFFTVPSPANGLGLAWLDFHPKHPNWLIWTGSEGCVPNSPGLGSNCHTQVFYSKDNGMNWHRFDKYVRKCAWLVDEHFGVPDATGILCESYAVKKGSQLGFQSGTNPLQLVLGHQFYTKPRVLFDNILGFTVFERFLLVAEVVANALRMQVSLNAREFAEVRLPPQLQLDHRAYTVLDSVTEAVFLHVTTYQTMLAEWGDIIKSNSNGTYYTLSLERVNRNAYGYVDFEKMQGLDGVALANVVSNPDEASVSGLKQLQTRITHNDGGRWASISAPVLDSTGNGYPCTDVGCNLHLHGILERPDVQITSSDSSVTGFMLGTGNVGRSLARYTDCDTFLTRDGGFTWQEVHKDAHRWAFADHGSILLLVDDEGPTDRVLFTLNQGLSWKSYNLGERVRIWSIDAVPEEATRKFVLFGHTGQAPSKPVAIFLDFSSVLHRSCVFDKNNDEKNDYERWSPSEQREETCLFGRQTFYWRRKRDRICAVGNTLPQSSVERHECPCGSVDFECEFNHYRDPETQKCVLYPGAAALPTNSAEQCSKQNPDYDGYWYERTNVRKVRFSSCSGGIRLDQGTRHKCRGTRTGHGFFWWLFMLLLAGGAGTLVAKWWSQHGAARYGTLSLEENDTYRDVREQVGLVRNFAFGLISLGWSTLLELAENVPWLRERMARERHRYTNYHMLSTDEDAEILQGYDSDDLP